The proteins below come from a single Halomicroarcula saliterrae genomic window:
- a CDS encoding efflux RND transporter permease subunit, producing the protein MNYQRYIDWADDRIVNDSRKVVLAFLVVTLVFGAGLGNVSTNAGTQQFTTGLPAEEAFERVNTEFSPAFSPDTGNTQLIQEGTNVLSKDSLLRMLRAQERLEEHRDLRVSSTSSAASIVASELDPEATTTESQRLAIEDATDSEIDAAVRRAAEDPQFTGLVSEDFNRKSASASATIGLVTHELPAGLSSGSGQGGSSPLTNIQRQAEFTVESTGQGSITVFGSGILAEEFSSVLFDSLILTVPAALLFILVFLSVAYRDLADMALGLAALFMAIIWTFGFMGLADIPFSQMLIAVPPLLLAVGIDFGIHAVNRYREEREDGADIEGSMRATTDQLLVAFGIVTGTTVIGFLSNLSSSLPPIQDFGYVAAVGIVFTFLIFGVFLPAAKVELDRLRERYPIPTFSQRPLGSEGSKLGGVLRGGVVIAQRAPVAFLLLVLVVSAGAGVYATGISTSFSQDDFLPPEDNPDWIESLPEPFAPSEYTVTETTNFLDEKFTAAQGSQVTVYVEGSMRSDGALEQVYRAGDDPPETFVREDGRADATSIVTVIQDRADRDAEFRALVARNDANDNGVPDDNLGEIYDYLLSSSSRGQALNYITEDYRSTRIVYSVEGDASDSEASADAREVADRFRYEATATGSTVVFQAVSDVIFESAIVSLAIALTGTALFLVFIYWLIEGRPSLGLVNVVPVVVTVTLLAGTMRYLDIPLNAITGTMLALTIGLGVDYSVHVVHRFADEHAEAELIPALDRTVRGTGGALLGSMLTTVFGIGVLALAVFPAIGQFGILTALSIVYAFLTSLLVLPPVLVVWSRATNVWSGLRPIRRRRTLAPDDD; encoded by the coding sequence ATGAACTACCAACGATATATCGACTGGGCAGACGACCGCATCGTAAACGACTCCCGAAAGGTCGTCCTCGCTTTCCTCGTCGTGACGCTCGTCTTCGGCGCCGGGCTGGGGAACGTCTCGACGAACGCCGGGACACAGCAGTTCACGACGGGACTGCCCGCCGAAGAGGCCTTCGAGCGGGTCAACACGGAGTTCTCGCCCGCCTTCTCGCCCGACACCGGCAACACCCAGCTCATACAGGAGGGGACGAACGTCCTCTCGAAAGACTCGTTGCTGCGGATGCTTCGGGCACAGGAGCGCCTAGAGGAGCACCGCGACCTCAGAGTGTCGTCGACGTCTAGCGCCGCGAGCATCGTCGCCAGCGAGCTGGACCCCGAAGCGACGACGACCGAGAGCCAGCGGCTGGCCATCGAGGACGCCACCGACAGCGAGATAGACGCAGCGGTCCGCCGGGCCGCCGAGGACCCGCAGTTCACCGGGCTCGTCAGCGAGGACTTCAACCGCAAGTCCGCGTCGGCGTCGGCCACCATCGGCCTCGTCACGCACGAGCTCCCGGCCGGGCTCTCGTCGGGCTCCGGGCAGGGCGGGTCCAGTCCGCTGACCAATATCCAGCGGCAGGCGGAGTTCACCGTCGAGTCGACCGGTCAGGGGTCGATAACGGTGTTCGGCTCGGGCATCCTCGCCGAGGAGTTCTCCAGCGTCCTCTTCGATTCGCTTATTCTCACGGTGCCCGCGGCGCTGCTGTTCATCCTCGTCTTCCTCTCCGTCGCCTACCGCGACCTGGCTGACATGGCCCTCGGACTGGCCGCTCTGTTCATGGCCATCATCTGGACCTTCGGCTTCATGGGACTGGCCGACATCCCGTTCTCGCAGATGCTCATCGCGGTGCCGCCGCTCTTGCTGGCGGTCGGTATCGACTTCGGCATCCACGCCGTCAACCGCTACCGCGAGGAACGGGAGGACGGCGCGGATATCGAGGGGTCGATGCGCGCCACCACCGACCAGTTGCTCGTGGCCTTCGGCATCGTCACCGGCACGACGGTCATCGGCTTCCTCTCGAATCTCTCCAGTTCGCTCCCGCCGATACAGGACTTCGGCTACGTCGCCGCCGTCGGCATCGTCTTCACCTTCCTCATCTTCGGGGTCTTCCTGCCGGCCGCGAAGGTCGAACTCGACCGCCTGCGCGAGCGCTACCCCATCCCGACGTTCAGCCAGCGCCCGCTGGGCTCCGAGGGGTCGAAACTCGGCGGCGTCCTGCGGGGCGGCGTCGTTATCGCCCAGCGCGCGCCCGTCGCCTTTCTACTCCTGGTGCTCGTGGTGAGCGCCGGCGCTGGCGTCTACGCGACCGGCATCTCGACCTCGTTCTCACAGGACGACTTCCTCCCGCCCGAGGACAACCCGGACTGGATCGAGTCCCTACCGGAGCCGTTCGCCCCCAGCGAGTACACCGTCACCGAGACGACGAACTTCCTCGACGAGAAGTTCACGGCCGCACAGGGCAGCCAGGTGACAGTCTACGTCGAGGGGTCGATGCGCAGCGACGGCGCCCTCGAACAGGTCTATCGGGCGGGTGACGACCCGCCGGAGACGTTCGTCCGCGAGGACGGCCGGGCCGACGCGACCTCTATCGTCACCGTCATTCAGGACCGCGCGGACCGCGACGCCGAGTTCCGGGCGCTCGTCGCCCGCAACGACGCCAACGACAACGGCGTCCCGGACGACAACCTCGGTGAGATATACGACTATCTGCTCTCCTCGTCCTCGCGCGGGCAGGCGCTCAACTACATCACCGAGGACTACCGGAGCACCCGGATCGTCTACAGCGTCGAGGGCGACGCCAGCGACAGCGAGGCGAGCGCGGACGCCCGCGAGGTGGCAGACCGGTTCCGCTACGAGGCGACGGCGACGGGTAGCACCGTCGTCTTCCAGGCCGTCTCCGACGTCATCTTCGAGTCAGCTATCGTCTCGCTGGCCATCGCGCTGACCGGCACCGCCCTCTTCCTCGTGTTCATCTACTGGCTCATCGAGGGACGCCCCTCGCTGGGCCTCGTCAACGTCGTTCCGGTCGTCGTCACGGTCACCCTGCTGGCCGGGACGATGCGCTATCTCGACATCCCGCTCAACGCCATCACGGGGACGATGCTCGCGCTCACCATCGGGCTCGGGGTGGACTACTCCGTCCACGTCGTCCACCGCTTCGCCGACGAGCACGCCGAGGCGGAGCTCATACCCGCACTCGACCGCACGGTGCGTGGCACCGGCGGCGCCCTGCTGGGGAGTATGCTCACCACGGTGTTCGGTATCGGCGTGCTCGCACTCGCCGTGTTCCCGGCTATCGGCCAGTTCGGCATCCTGACGGCGCTCTCTATCGTCTATGCCTTCCTGACCTCGCTGCTGGTCCTGCCCCCGGTGCTGGTGGTCTGGTCTCGTGCGACGAACGTCTGGAGCGGCCTCCGGCCCATCAGGCGCCGCCGGACCCTCGCCCCCGACGACGACTAG